From one Anopheles bellator chromosome 1, idAnoBellAS_SP24_06.2, whole genome shotgun sequence genomic stretch:
- the LOC131206062 gene encoding E3 SUMO-protein ligase PIAS2 isoform X1, which yields MRKTRQAAEFSELKELVHQLRVSDLQQLLGEHNVSRSGRKTELIERVLILVRQNISVLKHKVRDLHRKALQESVESSSNLALHSAREHSVQPSVSTDSNLALAVQSLISSGLYVGANSDKTSVPNNNNNIHAIANSRAVSAGMYQQQYANTVQNDNRVSQVHANGITTPGYAENPGFPIHPDVRLKKLAFYDVLATLLKPATLVPSNTAQRVQEGSFYFHLTPQQATDVALNRDTRNANRIEHTIQVQLRFCLLETSCEQEDYFPPNIVVKVNNKLCPLPNPIPTNKPGVEPKRPPRPVNITPNVKLSPVVANHITVSWCTEYNRGYAVACYLVRKLTSVQLLQRMKSKGVKPADYTRALIKEKLNEDADCEIATTMLKVSLICPLGKARMITPCRASTCSHLQCFDARLYLQMNERKPTWNCPVCDKPAIYDNLVIDGYFQEVLDSNKLSYEDTEIQLHKDGSWSTHIKQSEFCDESPGKAIQKVEVISDDIEVITTDPPKNTIVPQTSVISPNEPTSTTTSNETVDLTLSDSDDEVSHKRKMNNGRSTSSSNNPSSSSSLTGNASAGSAALTRSKVNEDPSSSVISLDSPSPPSTPNPSHNGNNNDVSSTTTLSLAYNHQQQQSPGGTSADQVSNFQINPLALNR from the exons ATGAGAAAAACGCGGCAAGCCGCAGAATTTTCGGAACTTAAG GAACTAGTACACCAGCTTCGAGTGTCCGATCTGCAACAATTGCTTGGGGAGCACAACGTCAGTCGCAGTGGCCGTAAAACTGAGTTGATTGAGCGTGTCCTGATCCTTGTGCGTCAGAATATTTCCGTGTTGAAGCATAAAGTGCGTGACCTCCACCGTAAAGC TCTGCAGGAGTCTGTAGAGTCTTCCTCCAACTTGGCATTGCATAGCGCAAGAGAGCATTCGGTACAGCCGTCCGTCAGTACAGATTCAAACCTTGCTCTAGCGGTGCAATCGCTCATTTCATCTGGGTTGTATGTAGGTGCTAACAGCGACAAAACTAGCGTAccgaacaacaataataatatcCACGCAATAGCTAATTCACGCGCTGTATCAGCGGGAATGTATCAGCAACAGTATGCAAATACTGTTCAAAATGACAATCGCGTAAGCCAAGTGCACGCGAATGGTATCACGACTCCAGGCTATGCTGAAAATCCAGGCTTCCCAATTCACCCAGATGTTCGCCTGAAAAAGCTAGCATTCTACGATGTTCTGGCCACTTTACTTAAGCCTGCTACATTGGTGCCTAGCAACACAGCCCAGCGAGTGCAGGAAGGATCATTTTACTTCCACCTGACTCCACAGCAGGCAACGGATGTGGCACTCAACCGTGACACGCGTAATGCAAACCGGATTGAGCACACTATCCAGGTCCAGTTACGCTTCTGCCTTTTGGAAACGTCCTGCGAGCAGGAAGACTACTTTCCTCCCAATATCGTCGTGAAAGTGAACAACAAATTGTGTCCGTTACCG AATCCCATTCCTACCAACAAACCCGGAGTTGAACCAAAGAGACCTCCGAGGCCGGTCAACATTACACCAAACGTTAAGCTTTCCCCAGTTGTAGCGAATCATATAACTGTATCATGGTGCACTGAATACAACCGCGGTTATGCTGTTGCTTGCTATTTGGTACGCAAATTAACGTCCGTTCAGCTCTTACAAAGAATGAAATCCAAAGGAGTGAAGCCTGCGGACTACACCAGAGCATTAA taaaagaaaaactgaatGAAGATGCAGATTGTGAAATAGCTACAACCATGCTGAAAGTATCACTTATTTGTCCTCTGGGTAAAGCTCGCATGATAACTCCGTGTCG GGCTTCTACATGCTCCCATCTGCAATGTTTCGACGCAAGACTATACCTTCAGATGAATGAGCGAAAACCTACTTGGAACTGCCCCGTGTGTGATAAACCGGctatttatgataatttagTTATCGATGG CTATTTCCAAGAAGTATTAGATTCAAATAAGTTGTCGTACGAGGATACAGAAATTCAACTTCACAAAGATGGATCTTGGAGCACACACATTAAACAAAGTGAATTTTGTGACGAATCTCCTGGAAAAGCCATCCAGAAAGTTGAAGTTATTTCGGATGACATAG AAGTTATTACTACCGATCCTCCCAAAAATACCATCGTCCCGCAGACATCTGTCATCTCACCTAATGAGCCCACCTCTACAACAACTTCCAACGAAACG GTGGACCTAACACTCAGCGACTCGGATGATGAAGTATCAcataaaaggaaaatgaataaCGGCAGATCGACAAGCAGCTCTAATAATCCTTCTTCATCTTCCTCTTTGACTGGCAACGCTTCGGCTGGTTCCGCTGCATTAACGAGATCCAAAGTCAATG AGGATCCATCTTCGTCCGTGATATCTCTAGATTCGCCATCTCCACCATCCACACCCAACCCTTCacacaacggcaacaacaatg ATGTTTCTTCAACAACCACCTTATCACTGGCATAtaaccatcagcagcaacaatccCCCGGTGGAAC
- the LOC131206062 gene encoding E3 SUMO-protein ligase PIAS2 isoform X2, producing the protein MRKTRQAAEFSELKELVHQLRVSDLQQLLGEHNVSRSGRKTELIERVLILVRQNISVLKHKVRDLHRKALQESVESSSNLALHSAREHSVQPSVSTDSNLALAVQSLISSGLYVGANSDKTSVPNNNNNIHAIANSRAVSAGMYQQQYANTVQNDNRVSQVHANGITTPGYAENPGFPIHPDVRLKKLAFYDVLATLLKPATLVPSNTAQRVQEGSFYFHLTPQQATDVALNRDTRNANRIEHTIQVQLRFCLLETSCEQEDYFPPNIVVKVNNKLCPLPNPIPTNKPGVEPKRPPRPVNITPNVKLSPVVANHITVSWCTEYNRGYAVACYLVRKLTSVQLLQRMKSKGVKPADYTRALIKEKLNEDADCEIATTMLKVSLICPLGKARMITPCRASTCSHLQCFDARLYLQMNERKPTWNCPVCDKPAIYDNLVIDGYFQEVLDSNKLSYEDTEIQLHKDGSWSTHIKQSEFCDESPGKAIQKVEVISDDIVITTDPPKNTIVPQTSVISPNEPTSTTTSNETVDLTLSDSDDEVSHKRKMNNGRSTSSSNNPSSSSSLTGNASAGSAALTRSKVNEDPSSSVISLDSPSPPSTPNPSHNGNNNDVSSTTTLSLAYNHQQQQSPGGTSADQVSNFQINPLALNR; encoded by the exons ATGAGAAAAACGCGGCAAGCCGCAGAATTTTCGGAACTTAAG GAACTAGTACACCAGCTTCGAGTGTCCGATCTGCAACAATTGCTTGGGGAGCACAACGTCAGTCGCAGTGGCCGTAAAACTGAGTTGATTGAGCGTGTCCTGATCCTTGTGCGTCAGAATATTTCCGTGTTGAAGCATAAAGTGCGTGACCTCCACCGTAAAGC TCTGCAGGAGTCTGTAGAGTCTTCCTCCAACTTGGCATTGCATAGCGCAAGAGAGCATTCGGTACAGCCGTCCGTCAGTACAGATTCAAACCTTGCTCTAGCGGTGCAATCGCTCATTTCATCTGGGTTGTATGTAGGTGCTAACAGCGACAAAACTAGCGTAccgaacaacaataataatatcCACGCAATAGCTAATTCACGCGCTGTATCAGCGGGAATGTATCAGCAACAGTATGCAAATACTGTTCAAAATGACAATCGCGTAAGCCAAGTGCACGCGAATGGTATCACGACTCCAGGCTATGCTGAAAATCCAGGCTTCCCAATTCACCCAGATGTTCGCCTGAAAAAGCTAGCATTCTACGATGTTCTGGCCACTTTACTTAAGCCTGCTACATTGGTGCCTAGCAACACAGCCCAGCGAGTGCAGGAAGGATCATTTTACTTCCACCTGACTCCACAGCAGGCAACGGATGTGGCACTCAACCGTGACACGCGTAATGCAAACCGGATTGAGCACACTATCCAGGTCCAGTTACGCTTCTGCCTTTTGGAAACGTCCTGCGAGCAGGAAGACTACTTTCCTCCCAATATCGTCGTGAAAGTGAACAACAAATTGTGTCCGTTACCG AATCCCATTCCTACCAACAAACCCGGAGTTGAACCAAAGAGACCTCCGAGGCCGGTCAACATTACACCAAACGTTAAGCTTTCCCCAGTTGTAGCGAATCATATAACTGTATCATGGTGCACTGAATACAACCGCGGTTATGCTGTTGCTTGCTATTTGGTACGCAAATTAACGTCCGTTCAGCTCTTACAAAGAATGAAATCCAAAGGAGTGAAGCCTGCGGACTACACCAGAGCATTAA taaaagaaaaactgaatGAAGATGCAGATTGTGAAATAGCTACAACCATGCTGAAAGTATCACTTATTTGTCCTCTGGGTAAAGCTCGCATGATAACTCCGTGTCG GGCTTCTACATGCTCCCATCTGCAATGTTTCGACGCAAGACTATACCTTCAGATGAATGAGCGAAAACCTACTTGGAACTGCCCCGTGTGTGATAAACCGGctatttatgataatttagTTATCGATGG CTATTTCCAAGAAGTATTAGATTCAAATAAGTTGTCGTACGAGGATACAGAAATTCAACTTCACAAAGATGGATCTTGGAGCACACACATTAAACAAAGTGAATTTTGTGACGAATCTCCTGGAAAAGCCATCCAGAAAGTTGAAGTTATTTCGGATGACATAG TTATTACTACCGATCCTCCCAAAAATACCATCGTCCCGCAGACATCTGTCATCTCACCTAATGAGCCCACCTCTACAACAACTTCCAACGAAACG GTGGACCTAACACTCAGCGACTCGGATGATGAAGTATCAcataaaaggaaaatgaataaCGGCAGATCGACAAGCAGCTCTAATAATCCTTCTTCATCTTCCTCTTTGACTGGCAACGCTTCGGCTGGTTCCGCTGCATTAACGAGATCCAAAGTCAATG AGGATCCATCTTCGTCCGTGATATCTCTAGATTCGCCATCTCCACCATCCACACCCAACCCTTCacacaacggcaacaacaatg ATGTTTCTTCAACAACCACCTTATCACTGGCATAtaaccatcagcagcaacaatccCCCGGTGGAAC
- the LOC131206062 gene encoding E3 SUMO-protein ligase PIAS2 isoform X3: MRKTRQAAEFSELKELVHQLRVSDLQQLLGEHNVSRSGRKTELIERVLILVRQNISVLKHKVRDLHRKALQESVESSSNLALHSAREHSVQPSVSTDSNLALAVQSLISSGLYVGANSDKTSVPNNNNNIHAIANSRAVSAGMYQQQYANTVQNDNRVSQVHANGITTPGYAENPGFPIHPDVRLKKLAFYDVLATLLKPATLVPSNTAQRVQEGSFYFHLTPQQATDVALNRDTRNANRIEHTIQVQLRFCLLETSCEQEDYFPPNIVVKVNNKLCPLPNPIPTNKPGVEPKRPPRPVNITPNVKLSPVVANHITVSWCTEYNRGYAVACYLVRKLTSVQLLQRMKSKGVKPADYTRALIKEKLNEDADCEIATTMLKVSLICPLGKARMITPCRASTCSHLQCFDARLYLQMNERKPTWNCPVCDKPAIYDNLVIDGYFQEVLDSNKLSYEDTEIQLHKDGSWSTHIKQSEFCDESPGKAIQKVEVISDDIEVITTDPPKNTIVPQTSVISPNEPTSTTTSNETVDLTLSDSDDEVSHKRKMNNGRSTSSSNNPSSSSSLTGNASAGSAALTRSKVNENLPIGNKSIIISEEILDSEEI, translated from the exons ATGAGAAAAACGCGGCAAGCCGCAGAATTTTCGGAACTTAAG GAACTAGTACACCAGCTTCGAGTGTCCGATCTGCAACAATTGCTTGGGGAGCACAACGTCAGTCGCAGTGGCCGTAAAACTGAGTTGATTGAGCGTGTCCTGATCCTTGTGCGTCAGAATATTTCCGTGTTGAAGCATAAAGTGCGTGACCTCCACCGTAAAGC TCTGCAGGAGTCTGTAGAGTCTTCCTCCAACTTGGCATTGCATAGCGCAAGAGAGCATTCGGTACAGCCGTCCGTCAGTACAGATTCAAACCTTGCTCTAGCGGTGCAATCGCTCATTTCATCTGGGTTGTATGTAGGTGCTAACAGCGACAAAACTAGCGTAccgaacaacaataataatatcCACGCAATAGCTAATTCACGCGCTGTATCAGCGGGAATGTATCAGCAACAGTATGCAAATACTGTTCAAAATGACAATCGCGTAAGCCAAGTGCACGCGAATGGTATCACGACTCCAGGCTATGCTGAAAATCCAGGCTTCCCAATTCACCCAGATGTTCGCCTGAAAAAGCTAGCATTCTACGATGTTCTGGCCACTTTACTTAAGCCTGCTACATTGGTGCCTAGCAACACAGCCCAGCGAGTGCAGGAAGGATCATTTTACTTCCACCTGACTCCACAGCAGGCAACGGATGTGGCACTCAACCGTGACACGCGTAATGCAAACCGGATTGAGCACACTATCCAGGTCCAGTTACGCTTCTGCCTTTTGGAAACGTCCTGCGAGCAGGAAGACTACTTTCCTCCCAATATCGTCGTGAAAGTGAACAACAAATTGTGTCCGTTACCG AATCCCATTCCTACCAACAAACCCGGAGTTGAACCAAAGAGACCTCCGAGGCCGGTCAACATTACACCAAACGTTAAGCTTTCCCCAGTTGTAGCGAATCATATAACTGTATCATGGTGCACTGAATACAACCGCGGTTATGCTGTTGCTTGCTATTTGGTACGCAAATTAACGTCCGTTCAGCTCTTACAAAGAATGAAATCCAAAGGAGTGAAGCCTGCGGACTACACCAGAGCATTAA taaaagaaaaactgaatGAAGATGCAGATTGTGAAATAGCTACAACCATGCTGAAAGTATCACTTATTTGTCCTCTGGGTAAAGCTCGCATGATAACTCCGTGTCG GGCTTCTACATGCTCCCATCTGCAATGTTTCGACGCAAGACTATACCTTCAGATGAATGAGCGAAAACCTACTTGGAACTGCCCCGTGTGTGATAAACCGGctatttatgataatttagTTATCGATGG CTATTTCCAAGAAGTATTAGATTCAAATAAGTTGTCGTACGAGGATACAGAAATTCAACTTCACAAAGATGGATCTTGGAGCACACACATTAAACAAAGTGAATTTTGTGACGAATCTCCTGGAAAAGCCATCCAGAAAGTTGAAGTTATTTCGGATGACATAG AAGTTATTACTACCGATCCTCCCAAAAATACCATCGTCCCGCAGACATCTGTCATCTCACCTAATGAGCCCACCTCTACAACAACTTCCAACGAAACG GTGGACCTAACACTCAGCGACTCGGATGATGAAGTATCAcataaaaggaaaatgaataaCGGCAGATCGACAAGCAGCTCTAATAATCCTTCTTCATCTTCCTCTTTGACTGGCAACGCTTCGGCTGGTTCCGCTGCATTAACGAGATCCAAAGTCAATG AAAACCTTCCAATAGGAAATAAAAGTATTATCATCAGTGAAGAAATATTAGATAGCGAAGAAATTTAA